One region of Chloroflexota bacterium genomic DNA includes:
- a CDS encoding archease, producing the protein MKEFDIIEHTADIGIKAYGANLKEAFANAAYAMFSLIAGLENVRESVRRQITVEAEDREGLLVSWLNELLYIFDVERTIFKRFEVTELGETSLKAEGYGELLDQSRHTLKGALKAATYHMLKIEENNEYSVRVIFDA; encoded by the coding sequence GTGAAAGAATTCGACATCATTGAGCACACGGCTGACATTGGCATTAAAGCCTATGGGGCGAATCTAAAGGAAGCCTTTGCTAATGCAGCTTACGCCATGTTCAGCTTGATAGCCGGTCTAGAAAATGTGAGGGAGAGCGTCCGCCGTCAGATAACGGTAGAAGCCGAGGATCGGGAGGGTTTGCTGGTATCCTGGCTAAACGAGCTACTCTACATATTTGATGTCGAGAGGACGATCTTCAAGAGGTTTGAGGTGACAGAGCTTGGTGAGACCAGTCTCAAAGCCGAGGGCTATGGAGAGCTGCTAGATCAATCGCGCCACACCCTTAAAGGCGCGCTCAAGGCAGCTACTTATCACATGCTGAAGATAGAGGAGAACAACGAATACAGCGTTCGAGTGATCTTCGACGCATAG